In one Coccinella septempunctata chromosome 6, icCocSept1.1, whole genome shotgun sequence genomic region, the following are encoded:
- the LOC123314934 gene encoding chymotrypsin-2-like isoform X1 has translation MIYLCFKVENKMDMNIHTKKIIAAFVLLLITFFSCAESRREKRRNELEHPMDFRIIGGTDASIKDFPFMISLQMRSNHICGGTILTKSFILTAAHCVVHVHPIDLTWNVQDPLEFNIVAGQTVLDLGECQFHDVKKIYVHSGYNHTRMSNDIALLEIFGLLEWTKYTQVAEIFSKVHSPFESHDFCTAIGWGSTEVPEKGHSSAIQGKNTLQQVDLHPSLHSTCESFFSPAPHLFDSTKLCVITNEDKDTCVGDSGGPLICNGVQYGITSFGLGCAQLNMPGVFTNISAFHDWIYGVLNSTETLVVSRMVETVNLTRNLLIEEHNRSGRSKNSQPSFKYFLSFQYIFILLSIKFLEICIEYRRHFMDFENTFNL, from the exons ATGATATATCTCTGTttcaaagttgaaaacaaaatggaTATGAACATTCATACCAAGAAAATAATAGCAGCATTCGTTTTATTGCTAATAACATTTTTCTCATGTGCTGAATCAAGAAGAGAAAAAAGGCGTAACGAACTAGAACACCCGATGGACTTCAGAATCATAGGTGGAACTGACGCTTCTATCAAAGATTTCCCATTCATGATATCGTTACAGATGAGATCGAATCACATTTGTGGCGGTACTATTCTCACTAAATCGTTCATACTTACCGCTGCTCATTGTGTCGTTCATGTCCATCCAATTGACCTTACTTGGAACGTTCAAGATCCATTGGAGTTCAACATAGTGGCAGGACAAACCGTTCTCGATCTCGGAGAATGCCAGTTTCATGATGTGAAGAAGATATATGTCCATTCTGGCTATAACCATACAAGAATGAGCAACGATATTGCTTTACTCGAAATTTTTGGTCTTCTTGAATGGACAAAATACACTCAAGTAGCTGAGATATTCTCCAAGGTACATTCACCGTTTGAATCTCACGATTTTTGTACGGCCATCGGGTGGGGGAGTACGGAAGTCCCAGAGAAAGGCCATAGTTCAGCCATTCAAGGAAAAAATACTTTACAGCAAGTGGACTTGCATCCTTCTTTACACAGTACATGTGAGAGCTTTTTCTCCCCAGCACCTCA CTtatttgattcaaccaaattaTGTGTCATCACAAACGAAGACAAAGATACTTGTGTCGGAGATTCTGGTGGGCCCTTGATTTGTAATGGCGTTCAGTATGGAATCACTTCATTTGGGTTGGGCTGTGCTCAGTTGAATATGCCAGGTGTATTCACAAATATTTCTGCATTTCACGATTGGATCTATGGTGTTTTAAACAGCACAGAAACACTTGTTGTATCAAGAATGGTGGAAACTGTAAATCTGACTCGGAATTTGTTAATAGAAGAGCATAATAGGAGTGGAAGATCAAAGAACTCCCAACCGAGTTTTAAATACTTCCTtagttttcaatatattttcattctaCTTTCAATCAAATTCTTGGAAATATGTATCGAGTATCGTAGGCATTTcatggattttgaaaatacgTTCAATTTATGA
- the LOC123314934 gene encoding chymotrypsin-2-like isoform X2 produces MRSNHICGGTILTKSFILTAAHCVVHVHPIDLTWNVQDPLEFNIVAGQTVLDLGECQFHDVKKIYVHSGYNHTRMSNDIALLEIFGLLEWTKYTQVAEIFSKVHSPFESHDFCTAIGWGSTEVPEKGHSSAIQGKNTLQQVDLHPSLHSTCESFFSPAPHLFDSTKLCVITNEDKDTCVGDSGGPLICNGVQYGITSFGLGCAQLNMPGVFTNISAFHDWIYGVLNSTETLVVSRMVETVNLTRNLLIEEHNRSGRSKNSQPSFKYFLSFQYIFILLSIKFLEICIEYRRHFMDFENTFNL; encoded by the exons ATGAGATCGAATCACATTTGTGGCGGTACTATTCTCACTAAATCGTTCATACTTACCGCTGCTCATTGTGTCGTTCATGTCCATCCAATTGACCTTACTTGGAACGTTCAAGATCCATTGGAGTTCAACATAGTGGCAGGACAAACCGTTCTCGATCTCGGAGAATGCCAGTTTCATGATGTGAAGAAGATATATGTCCATTCTGGCTATAACCATACAAGAATGAGCAACGATATTGCTTTACTCGAAATTTTTGGTCTTCTTGAATGGACAAAATACACTCAAGTAGCTGAGATATTCTCCAAGGTACATTCACCGTTTGAATCTCACGATTTTTGTACGGCCATCGGGTGGGGGAGTACGGAAGTCCCAGAGAAAGGCCATAGTTCAGCCATTCAAGGAAAAAATACTTTACAGCAAGTGGACTTGCATCCTTCTTTACACAGTACATGTGAGAGCTTTTTCTCCCCAGCACCTCA CTtatttgattcaaccaaattaTGTGTCATCACAAACGAAGACAAAGATACTTGTGTCGGAGATTCTGGTGGGCCCTTGATTTGTAATGGCGTTCAGTATGGAATCACTTCATTTGGGTTGGGCTGTGCTCAGTTGAATATGCCAGGTGTATTCACAAATATTTCTGCATTTCACGATTGGATCTATGGTGTTTTAAACAGCACAGAAACACTTGTTGTATCAAGAATGGTGGAAACTGTAAATCTGACTCGGAATTTGTTAATAGAAGAGCATAATAGGAGTGGAAGATCAAAGAACTCCCAACCGAGTTTTAAATACTTCCTtagttttcaatatattttcattctaCTTTCAATCAAATTCTTGGAAATATGTATCGAGTATCGTAGGCATTTcatggattttgaaaatacgTTCAATTTATGA
- the LOC123314934 gene encoding trypsin-like isoform X3 — protein sequence MIYLCFKVENKMDMNIHTKKIIAAFVLLLITFFSCAESRREKRRNELEHPMDFRIIGGTDASIKDFPFMISLQMRSNHICGGTILTKSFILTAAHCVVHVHPIDLTWNVQDPLEFNIVAGQTVLDLGECQFHDVKKIYVHSGYNHTRMSNDIALLEIFGLLEWTKYTQVAEIFSKLI from the exons ATGATATATCTCTGTttcaaagttgaaaacaaaatggaTATGAACATTCATACCAAGAAAATAATAGCAGCATTCGTTTTATTGCTAATAACATTTTTCTCATGTGCTGAATCAAGAAGAGAAAAAAGGCGTAACGAACTAGAACACCCGATGGACTTCAGAATCATAGGTGGAACTGACGCTTCTATCAAAGATTTCCCATTCATGATATCGTTACAGATGAGATCGAATCACATTTGTGGCGGTACTATTCTCACTAAATCGTTCATACTTACCGCTGCTCATTGTGTCGTTCATGTCCATCCAATTGACCTTACTTGGAACGTTCAAGATCCATTGGAGTTCAACATAGTGGCAGGACAAACCGTTCTCGATCTCGGAGAATGCCAGTTTCATGATGTGAAGAAGATATATGTCCATTCTGGCTATAACCATACAAGAATGAGCAACGATATTGCTTTACTCGAAATTTTTGGTCTTCTTGAATGGACAAAATACACTCAAGTAGCTGAGATATTCTCCAAG CTtatttga